The Fervidicoccus fontis Kam940 DNA window GAGCCTGGTCATAGCTTCCCCACTCCTCTCCATAGCGTATTTACATCCAGGTCTTAGGAGTGCTGTGAGGACAGCAACTAGCTTGATAGGCGGGCTTATGCTCTCTGGGCCTATGGCAGCGGTATTTCTCCTCGTCATGGAGGAGCTCATGCCCGGGAAGAGCATGACCTTCGGGATACTTTATCCTGTAATTGTGGGGACCCTCCCAAATATCCTCGGGATCTTCGGCTCTGGCATCGCAGGAAGCGTGACGAGGTCCCTGAGGTCACACATGAGGATCCTCTACTATCCAGTAAAAGCCATTGGGAGCTTGAAGCTGCGGGAATCTTCTGTTTCAAAGGAGGAAGAGCCCTATGTTGCTGTGCAGAGAACTGGCTATGCTAGGCTGAGGATACCCCACTCTTCCGCACAGAAACCGACTTTCACAATGAAAGCAGCGGAGAGGGAGCTCAAGCCCATAGTAACGGGAGAAGTCATAGGCAGAGCCTACAGGGAAGCGAAGAGAACCAAGGAGGTGATGGAGAGGTTGGCCGAGCTCCAGGAAAGAAGTCTTGGGGTAGTCGGAGTGTTGGAGGGTTTCGAGAGAGCTAAAGAAGTCGAGAGGATGTTGGCCAGAGAGAGGATCGATCCGAAGCTTGAGGCTTTCAAGAGCTTCACCATGTCATTGGGAAAGCATGCTGTGAAGCAGGGGGCAACAAACTTGAGGAGTCTCGCGGAGCACACGAGAGAGGCGCTGAAAAAACACATTGAAAGCGAGATCGAATATGGAGCTAGGATGTTTCGGGAAGCCCCTCGCGAATTACCTGAAAGAGTGAAAAGGAACTTGGAAGATGTCGAAAGGAGGTCTGTTAAGCTGAATCGGCATCGATGAGGTCTGCTTCGTGCCAGAGCATCCCCAGCCTCGGAGCGATGTAGCCCTTCTCTATCCACGACAATACCTCTTTTCTCTCCTCCTCATCTTTTAAGTCCATTTCGTCAGCTTTTTCTAGGAAGATGCCCAAGAGCTCCCCCCACCTTATGCCTGGATTGACTTCAATGTTAGCTAGGATTTGAGATAGAGCTGTGCTTTTGCTCAAGAACTTCACACCATCTTCCCTCTCAACCAAGAGCTCCCATTGATCACCCTGCTTTTCCTCGATCGTTCTGAACTTCGGGAAGAACTTCAGTGCATCGTGGGCGTAGCTTCCAATGTAGCTTATATCGAGATCTCTGAAGTTCGGGAAGAACAGGTATGGATAAGCGGGGAAGAAGTCCAATTCTCCGTTGGCACTGTAGAGATCTGGAAGCACAATAGCATCGTCTTCCAATTGGGCGTTCCTCAAGCATGGCTTGAATGCGAACTTCATTGCTTTGCCTCCCTTCAGCTCAACTCCGAAGATCTTCTTTCTCCTGATCTCGCTCAAAGCGGAATGCGCGTCCATTTTCCCAGCCCCAAATATCTGGGGAGGCTTTAAAGGGTCGTCCCGAGGGAGAGCGATCTCTTTAATAGAATACGATCGATTTGGGGGATGAGACCTTGCTCTATGAGCTTGAGCCAAGGATAGGTTCAGGGCCCTTCAGCTATAAGCTCTTCGGACCTAGATTCACTCTCTGCACTGTGAACGATGGAAAAGAGCTGAGGCTGTTTCTGGAGACGGCTTCAAGCCTTGAGACGCTGAGAGCATTCTTCGGAGTGGAGAAGGCAAGCCTCAGAGATGTCATGGGGATCTTTGGGAGAGAGCTCTGGGTAGGGGATGCCAGGGTGAAGCGAGAAGAGGACTTCTTCCTTTCCGAGGTCTTCGTTTTAGATATCGCGGGGCTGGTCAACTCTCTCGAATTCAGAGGAGGGATATGCACTGGAATGTCGAGGGATCCAGAGCTTAAGAAGCTTTTCTTCAGAAGGGCGAGCTCCCTACAAAACAGGGCCTCGAGGTACAGGAGCGGGGAACTCAGCATAAAGGCGCAAGAGGTGAGGAGGAGGATACCCAATGTCTTGCTCGGGAAGCTCCTGGCCCTCGCGGAAAGCAAAAAGGGGCTCATGGAGCTGGAAAGGCTCTTGGAAGCATCATCTTCCGTTCCTTTGAGATTCGTCAACAAGAGGGTGAAGGATGAGGAAGCTCTAGGGAAAGCCCTGGATCCTCCAAATTTGGGAGGATTCTGGGGAATAATTTTCGGAGAGAGGAACGAGATAATCTGGGACGAGGAGAACTTTGGAGAAGTGATCAAGCTGCCGGATCCCTCACTGCACAGGATAAGCTTCGTCAGGGGATCACCGCTCCCCTCTCTGATCCCTATGAGGATGGGGAAGGGGAGCTTCAGGATTGGGAAGCTGGAGGATGGGAGGGAGTTCAGGCTGAGCGTTGAGGATCTCTACAGGCACGCCTACTTGATAGGGCAGACGGGATCGGGTAAAACCACCTTCCTCAAGCTCCTGGTTCACAGGATCCACGAGATCGGAGAAGCTTCGGTTATAGTCATAGATCCCCACGGAGATATGACTGTGGAGCTGAAGCGAGAGATCCCCCATGCGAAATTCTTCCATCCCACGAGAGCTCCCTTTTCAATGAATCCTCTGGAGCTCCCGAGAGCTGAGAGCAGGGACCACGCCATAACATTGGCTACGGACATCTTGCTCAAAGTCTTCAAGGAAGTTCTGAATTTAACCGATTACGCTGTAAATGTTAAGTACATGCTCCAGGTCATTTTGAGGACTCTGTATCAAGAAAAGGAAGAGCCGACGATGGCAGATCTATATCATGCTATCCTGGGTCTCTATGAAGGAACCTATGTGCTCGATGTGAAGGATATCAGGTGGAAGCAGAGCGTCGAAGCATTGCAGAGGATGAGGGAGCAGACGTTCATTTCCGCACTCTCGAGGCTGGAAGCTTACGCGAATGATCCCTTGCTTCAAAAGCTCACAGGTAAAACGAGCATAAATATAGAGGAAATAATGAAGCCTGGCTCTCTATCGCTCTTCTCTCTTCCAAAGGCCGAGCTCGGAGAAAACGTCACGAGACTCACAGCATCAACAATTGTCATGAAGCTCTGGTTCGAAGCTCTAGCTAGGGCGAGGCTCCAGAAAAAGAGAACACCAGTTTTCCTCATGATAGATGAGTTTCAGTTTGTCGCGGATTTGCCTATCATAGAAACTATCCTGAGCGAAGCAAGAAAATACGGCCTGCATTTGATAGTTGCACACCAGCACACGAAACAGATCCCCGATGACCTCCTGCAGAGCATTTTGACGAACTGTGGAGTGAAGGTTGCATTCGTGGTTGGAGGAGAGGACTTGAGTAAGTTGGGAAGGATGGATGCATCCTTTGCCGAGAGCCTGAGCAAAGCTCTGACTGGTTTGAGGGTAGGGAAGGCTGTGGTGAAGATGACCGCGAGAGCGGGGGAGCAACAGCCTCCACCAGCAGTCGTTGAGATCGACGGTGATTGATCTAATTAGTTTTCAAATCGTAATAAGTATTGGAGAAAAATTTTATTAATAGGGGATTTTATAAGATCAAATCAAAAAGGGAAATATAATATGACAGAAGAACTTCCTTTTATTTCGCTCTTAAAGCTTGAATTGATTAAAAGAAATCCACATGAGGAAGTCATGATACAGAAGAGCGTGCTTCCTGATCCGGAGGCGGTGGGCTTCAAGAAGGCTCTAGGGGAGCCTAAAGGGCAGAGAGCAGATTACAGCTATCCTCTGGAAAACGGCGGGAGGATACATCTCCTGGACTACGGAGATCACTATAGAGCTCACAGGGATAATGTAGATCCAGATAGAGACCCGATAGGGCACTTGATCTATGATTCTCCTCGTATTGCTCTCGCCTTAGGGGCCATCGTTGGAGGTCTTCTCGGCAAAAGCTCATCGAAGGGGGATAAGACTGAGGGGTTTTTGTGTGGCGCTCTTATAGGGCTCCTTCTAACTAGTATCTTTTTAGTAGGCTCCCCTCCTCTCAAAAGATGAATGCATCAAGCAGGGTTTCCCATATGATTTATTTCCAGTATGGGGCAAAAGAGAACGCTTCATAACTGCAATCCATCTCCGCGAATAGTGGAGGAGCTCGAAGGGAGGAAGCTCTTGGATCCCTTTGCTGGTTTTGGCTCAATACCGCTCGAAGGCATGAGGTTTGGCTCGAATGCGACTGCCGTCGAGTTACTTCCAACTGCATATGTTTTTCTGAAGGGAGATGTGGGAATCTCTGGCAGTGAGGCTAAGCAACTTGAGATAGAAGATATTGTTAGGAGTTTCAACGATTCGAGACAGCTGAACAATTCAATTGAGTACAAGCTACCTAGCTGATTTATGACATAGTTAAATGAGGCAATCGCGTCACCCAGCAATTGAAGGATGACCATGATATCAAAGAGCTTTATGATATGGACACTGCAGTCTACATAGGAAGCTGGGAGATCAAACGCCCATTTTGTGGAAGATACACTCCGTTAATTGGGAATTGATGCGGGGGGTGGGATTTGAACCCACGCAGGACTTCTCCATCGGAGCCTCAGTCCGACCCCTTTGGCCATGCTCGGGCACCCCCGCCCTCGTTTTGTTAATGGCACTCAAGATTTTTATATTTTTCTACTGATATTTAATCTCGATCCGATTTATTTACTTTCTCTTCTATATCTTTTTCCATCCCCGCTTATCCAGTACTCTCCATCTTCTCTAACTTCAAGCTTAAATACTGGAGGCTCAAACTTCGCCCTCTCTAGGGCCTCCTTCGCGGAATCGAAGGCCTTTTTCCTGGAAGTCGCGGAAGATGCTACAAGTATCGTCGGATCCCCGGGACGGAGCTCGCCTATGCTCTGAACTATTATTAGGGAGAGGACCTCCTTGTCTGAGGAGAAGCTCTTCGCTATTGAATCGAGAGCTTGGGAGGCGTAGGGCTCATATGATTCATAAATCAATCTCTCAACTCTATGTCCCTCAGCTCTGCCCTTAACCGTTCCCAGAAATATTGAAAGGCCTCCAGAGCCATGCGGGCTCGTTGCACGAGAGATCCACCTTATAATTTCAAAAGCCCGCTCAAATGTCAGGTGCTCTGCAGTCCTACCCTGGAAGCACTCTGCCTTGAGGATTGGAGGAGGATCAGTGCACGGATTGTAGCTCTCTCCCATAGTCTAGCCTCCTGATGGGGGAGGTATTATCGCTACCTCGTCCCCCTCCTTTAAAGCTTGATTCTCCGGGGCCCTCTTCCCGTTCACAAGAACGATAAGCCCCTCGCTCCTCGCACCCTTCATATAGTAGAATTCAATTCTCCTCATGAGCTCCCCAACGCTCAGATCATCCTCAACCTCTTCCTCCTTCTCATCCCACCCGGTCAGATCCTTCACCAAGCCGAAAGCTCTAATCCTGATCTTCAAAGCATCCGCCCCAATCTAGACATCCTCAAGGTGTAAAAAAATTCGCGTATAGAAACAAGATATATAATTTCTTTTTTAAATAATTTTTCTTGGATCCTTATCGGATTTTCCGATCATCCGCATCGAGGAAGGCTGTTCTGAGCATGAGGAAAAGCGATCTCGAAGAGGTCTTGAGGCCTTACACTTTAGAGTGGTTCAGGTGGTCATTTGGAGATTTCACTGAGCCTCAGAAGAGGGCAATACCCCTGATCAAAAGAGGAGAGAATGTGCTCATCTCGTCACCAACAGGAACTGGGAAGACGCTGGCTGCATTTTTGGGAATAATAGATGCCCTCTACGCGCTCTCAGAGGAGAAGAAGCTCGAAAATGAGATCTATGTTCTCTACGTCTCACCGCTGAGGGCTCTTAACAATGACATCAGGAGGAATCTCATAGAGCCTTTGGAGGGGATAAAGAAAATAGCGAGGGAGAAGTACGGAGTGGAGCTTGAGGACATAAAGGCCTCAATAAGGACGAGCGACACCCCTCAGAACGAGAGGCAGATAATGCTCAGGAAGCCACCCCACATCTTAATAACGACCCCAGAGAGCCTCGCTTTAATACTGGTAGCCCCTAAGTTCAGGGAGAGGCTCAGGAGCATAAGGTGGGTTATAATAGACGAGATCCACGAGATCGCCTCATCGAAGAGGGGGAGCAACCTTTCAATACTTTTAGAGAGGCTTCAGGAGCTCGCTGAAAGGGAAGTTCAGAGGATAGGGCTCAGCGCTACTATATCCCCCCTTGAGAAGATTGCGAGGTTCCTCGGAGGATACGGAGATGATGGGAAGCCGAGAAGCGTGAAGATAGTAGATGCGAGGTTCAAGAAGCCGTTCGATATAAGGGTTTTGGTTCCAGTTAAGGACATGATATATGCGAGCGAGGAGGAGCTCTCTGATGGGATATACTCTAAGATAGCGGAGCTCGTCCTCTCTCACAAGTCCACACTGATATTCACGAACACGAGGAGCGCTACAGAGAGGGTGGTCTTCAAGCTTAAGAAGGTCCTAGCTGAGAAGAACCTTGTCGGCCTGGATGATATAGGGGCGCATCACAGCAGCTTGAGCAGAGATATAAGGCTCGACGTGGAGGAGAGGCTCAAGAGGGGGGAGCTCAGGGTGGTCGTCTCGAGCACCTCCCTTGAGCTCGGAATAGATATAGGATATATAGACCTCGTGCTCTTGCTCAGTAGCCCTAAGTCGGTGAGCAGACTGCTTCAAAGGGTTGGGAGAGCGGGGCACAGGCTTCACGAGGTCAGCGAGGGAAGGATAATAACTGTTGATAGGGATGATCTGGTGGAGTGCTCAGTGCTTGCTGATGCTGCAAGGAAGAGGCTCATAGACAAGACGAAGATCCCCGAGGCCCCCCTAGACGTATTGGCTCAGAACATCGTTGCAATGAGCTTAGAGAAGAAGTGGAGGGTTGAGGATGCGTACAGAGTTGTGAAGAGAACTTATCCGTACCACAAGCTTAAGTACGAGGACTTCCTCTCAGTTGTGAAGTTCCTAGGTGGGGATGAGAAGAGGCTAGAGGAGCAGAAGGTATACAGGAAGATCTGGTACGATCCTGAGGAAAACGCTTTCGGGAAGAAGAGGAGCACGAGAATGATATTCAATCTGAATCAGGGGACGATTCCTGATGAGGCTAAGATAAAGGTATTCCTCAAGGGGAGGAAGTACATAGGGGATCTTGACGAGGGCTTCGCCCAGATCCTCTCTCCTGGCGACGTCTTCGTGCTAGGAGGAAAGACATACGTCTTCAAGAAGCTGACGGGCTTGAAGATGTTCGTGGACTCGGCGGAAGGCCAGAGACCTACAGTTCCATCATGGTTCAGCGAGATGCTACCCCTATCATTCGACTCAGCTCTATTAGTTGGGAAGTTCAGGAGGCATGTGAAAGAGCTTCTTGAGAAGTACGGATTCGACCTGAATAAGGCTTCTAAGGATATAGCTGATGAGATGATGCTAGATGAGGATGCTGCAAGAGAAGTAGCGAGATATATTAGCGAGCAATATGCCTTTACCTCGGGAATAGTTGCGAGCGATAGGCTCGTGCATATAGAGATCTACGATGATGAGAGGGGGAGGAACATCATATTTCACTCCCTCTTCGGTAGGAAGGCGAACGATGCCCTTTCGAGGGCTTATGCTTATGCGCTTTCAGAGCAATCCGGAACCGCAGTTAGGGTCACAGTCTCAGATAACGCATTCATGCTCACCCTCCCGGGGAGGCCTGAGGTTGATGTGTCGACCTTGGTGAAGAGTGTGAACTCGAAGAACGTCGAGGATCTCCTCACAAAGAGCATATACAATACTGAGATGATGAAGAGGATATTCAGGCAATGCGCGCAGCGTAGCTTCATGATACTGAGGAACTACAGGGGGTGGGAGAAGTCCCCGAATAAGCTTCAGCTCAGCGCCCAGACGATACTAGATGCATTGAAAGAAGATAGCGAGAATCCTGTAGTGAAGGAAACTGTAAGGGAGATAATACATGACCACATGGATGTGGATGCTGCAAAGGAGGTTTTGAAGCGGATCGAGGACGGAGAAATAGAGGTTGAAATTACTGGCCCATCAGAGGTTCCGAGCCCGTTTGCCCATCACATAATTGCAATAGGATACCAGGACATAGTATTGATGGAGGACAGGAGGAGACTGCTACTGTCGTTATATGAAAAGGTAAGGAAGTACATCGAAAATAATGAGAAAATGAGAGATAACCTGGCTTTTTCCTCTTCCTAGTCCTCTAGCTTTGAAATCTTGAGAGCCCCCATGGAAGGAGGCAAATATTAAATATTCTGTAAAAGAAAAAAATATTTGGCACACGGGTAGGGTCAGGGGCTCGCCCTCCCGTTCCCGAAATGGGCGAAATGCGGGGACCAGCAATCCCGTGCATGGGGAAGGGGCACGGCGGGCAGGTCCTGGATAGCTATGAAGTCCGCCCTGTGGGGTCGGGGGAAGCGGCCGGCCGTCTGGAGGGACGGTCTGGACCGCTTTTGCCGGGGAAAACAGGCCAGGCCCGGAAGGGAGCAACCTATCCTCGGACTCCGGCGTTCACAGGTCACCGGGCAGAGCGATTCCAGGGGAACCGCTGTCGCGCTCCTTTTCTATGCACGGGAAGCCGTGTGCCAAAATGGAAATATTTATTTGAAAAAAATTTAAAAATATTTGTGGTGTTACTAGATGAGCAAAAAGTTCGGCAACTTTACTATAGAATCTATAATGAGTAGCCCCCCCGTGGTTGTCCACAAGGAAACCTCGGTTCATGAGGCTGCGAGGATAATGTTCAATAACAGGATAGGAAGCGTTTTAGTTGTAGAAGATGATGGTAGGCTCATAGGAATCCTTACGGAGAGGGACCTTGTTTACCTAGTTGCTTCCGATAAGCTCCACACGGCGAGCGAAATGAAGGTCTGGCACCTGATGACTGAGAACCCGATCACGGTGAAGGCAAACGAGACCATCGGAGATGCTCTTTCGAAAATGAAGGAAGTGAACATAAGGCACTTACCCGTAGTAAACGACGAGGGAAAGCCCATAGGCATCGTTTCAATGAGGGACATTTTAGACTATATAATAAGCTTTCTGGATCTATCCTTCCATTAGAAACCTTCACATAACGGGTAGCTTTCCTTAACGGTTCAAGACATTGAGAACGATTTTCTAAGAATAGGGGAGGAGAGGGGGAGGTCCAGAGCCCCGCATCCTTGGCCGCTAGACTACCCGGCTTCATTCAACAGTTATTATTAAAAATTTAAGGATATATTTATTTTTTCTCCAGGAACTCCTCTATCTTCAATGCGGCATCAAGCCCGCTCTTTACTGCGGGCCCTATCTGGGAAGGTCCGTGCTTTACATCTCCCGCCGCAAATACCCCTTTAACGCTCGTCTCAAACTTTTCGTTTGCAGCTATAGTTCCATTGCTGTTCAGTTTTATTCCAGCCTCTCCAACATCTATTGGAGGGGTGGGAATAGGGCCAATTGCATTTATGATCGTGTTCAGGTAATAGGTCTGAACCTTATCTTCATGTACTATGAGCTCAGCGCTCCTGCCGCTTCCCCTCATCTCAGTGACGTAGAAGCTCATTCCTTCAGCAACTCCGTTTTTGCATAAGACTTCCCTAGGTGATAGCAGCTCGTAAAATAAAACGCCCCTCTCCTCGAGCATCTTTATGTCATTGGCCCCCATAGGGGCATCTTTTTTCGTCCTTCTGTAAAAGATAAAGGTTTTTGCCTTAAAAGCTGTGCTTGAAATGAAGGCTGCATCTGCAGCAGTAAACCCTGCGCCTATGACACCTACAGGCTCCTTTACATAGGTCCTTATGTTGAAAAGCTTTTGATATCCGAACTTCTCGAGATGGTAATCTATGAGCCACTCCACCGATGGGTAAACATTCTCCGCATTTTCACATCTCACATTCATCCTCTTCGTCTTTAGAGTACCTGTTGAGATAAGAGTTGCGTCTGAGCTTCTTATTATCTCTTTAAGGGGGACCTTCTCCCCGACCATTGTCTTGAGGTGTGCTCTCACCATTCCAGTGGAAATCAGCTCCTTAACCCCGTTCCTAATGCCGTCCTTTTTCAGCCTTTCCTCCGGTATCCCAAACATCATGAGGCCTCCAAGCTCAGGATGAACGTCATAGACGTGTATCTCGTATCCCTTGCAAACTAAATACCCTGCTGCGCTTAATCCTGCAGGCCCTCCGCCAATTATTGAAACTATTTTATTCTTTTCCTTTGCTATTTCTTCTGCTTTACACTTTAAGAACTTCAAGATGGACCACCGGAAAATCTTTTTACTTTATTTTTTAAATATTAAAAATATATAAAAAATGAATTATTTATCAAACTGAGAAGCTCTCCTTTTCGAGCACTTTCCTAACGTGCTCTGGAAGTTTTATTGTAAGCTTCGTTCCAGGAAGCTTCGGGATGTAGAGCGGTTTAGGAATCCTCGGGCCCTCTATCAAAACGCCTATGACCTCTCCTGACTTAAGCCTAACAAACGTAAGCCTGTAGCCCTGAACGAATATCGGCTCATCATACACAACGGAGGCTTTAGCACTCATATTTATTTTCACATCTTTGTTTTGAATGCACATAAAATATTATGAAATAATGTTATAATAAATTTACCTAATAGTTTTTTGAAAATTAAGTTGTTGAGTAATAAGATATTCTATTTTGTTGAAACTCCTCAGTAAGCTGAAAGAAAAGAGCGCCGCGGCCGGGATTTGAACCCGGGTCACGGGCTCGACAGGCCCGCATACTAGGCCAGGCTATACTACCGCGGCATCCATCGGATCAATATTTTTTGACATGAGAGAGATTATAAATTTTTGCTTAGAGAATTCAGGAGTTTTTCGAGGAGCTCTTTCCAGCTGGTAGATTTTTATGCCGCAAAAGATTAAAAATGAGGGAGCTCAAATATGAACAAAAAGAGGGCAATTCTGAATTGAGAAGTCCCCTCAATACGTGCGGAGAAAAGGGATACTATGTTCTGTTTTTAAAGTGCACAAGGGATGTGAATGTGAAAATTAAAGATCGCGGCGAGTTCTATTTTAAGAGGGGGTATTACGCGTATATCGGCTCTTCGTTTATCAGAGGGGGAATACAAGCGAGGCTTAGGCACCACCTAAAAAAGAAGAAAAAGAAGTTTTGGCACATCGATTTCTTGACATCGAACGAGAGCTTTACAATAGCAGGATACATATGCCTATCTTCCCAGAAAAGGGGGCTTGAGGCTGAGCTCGCGGAAGCTGCTGAAGAGTATTGTGAACCGTACATAAAAGGCTTTGGGGCTACAGACACAAAGGATGCGGGGCACCTATTTTTCATTGGTGAGGATGTATTTGAATTTTTGTATCATTTCATGAAAGGTCTCTTTGCTTAGCTGAAAGCTCAGCTCATTTCCAGGATTTCCCTTATGATCCTCTCTCTTTCCTCTTCGCTGAAGATCCCTCTTGTCTTTATCGATTTTATTCCTAAAACAGAATATGTCCTTATATCATAGTCGCTGTCCCCTATGAAGACGATCTCTTCCTTCCTCAGCCCGTACTTCTCCATCAGGAACTTCAGGTGGGGCTCTCCCTTATAGCTGTCGCTTCCATTAAAACAGAGAACCTCATCAAATGCTCTTATGCCCTCTATTAGGTAAACGACGGAGCACTCGTTGTTCGTTGAGAGGGATGAAATTATCCCCCTCTCCTTAAGATTCCCGATCAGAATCTCCACATGAGGAGAAATTCTCTTGCTTTTTAATATCACCATCTTCCCCTCTATGAACCTTCGGTATATCTCTTCCGCCTTTCCGCCTTCAATTCCCATGATCTTCAGCTGCTCCTTGAAGCTCATGCCTGCTGTAGAAAGGTATAAGCTTTTCGCCTTCTCTCTATCAATGCCGGCTATTTCCTC harbors:
- a CDS encoding MoaD/ThiS family protein, with translation MKIRIRAFGLVKDLTGWDEKEEEVEDDLSVGELMRRIEFYYMKGARSEGLIVLVNGKRAPENQALKEGDEVAIIPPPSGG
- a CDS encoding HAD family hydrolase; the encoded protein is MIRAVMFDFDGTVIDTMNEYAGLASEIIEEIAGIDREKAKSLYLSTAGMSFKEQLKIMGIEGGKAEEIYRRFIEGKMVILKSKRISPHVEILIGNLKERGIISSLSTNNECSVVYLIEGIRAFDEVLCFNGSDSYKGEPHLKFLMEKYGLRKEEIVFIGDSDYDIRTYSVLGIKSIKTRGIFSEEERERIIREILEMS
- a CDS encoding CBS domain-containing protein, which codes for MSKKFGNFTIESIMSSPPVVVHKETSVHEAARIMFNNRIGSVLVVEDDGRLIGILTERDLVYLVASDKLHTASEMKVWHLMTENPITVKANETIGDALSKMKEVNIRHLPVVNDEGKPIGIVSMRDILDYIISFLDLSFH
- a CDS encoding ATP-dependent helicase translates to MRKSDLEEVLRPYTLEWFRWSFGDFTEPQKRAIPLIKRGENVLISSPTGTGKTLAAFLGIIDALYALSEEKKLENEIYVLYVSPLRALNNDIRRNLIEPLEGIKKIAREKYGVELEDIKASIRTSDTPQNERQIMLRKPPHILITTPESLALILVAPKFRERLRSIRWVIIDEIHEIASSKRGSNLSILLERLQELAEREVQRIGLSATISPLEKIARFLGGYGDDGKPRSVKIVDARFKKPFDIRVLVPVKDMIYASEEELSDGIYSKIAELVLSHKSTLIFTNTRSATERVVFKLKKVLAEKNLVGLDDIGAHHSSLSRDIRLDVEERLKRGELRVVVSSTSLELGIDIGYIDLVLLLSSPKSVSRLLQRVGRAGHRLHEVSEGRIITVDRDDLVECSVLADAARKRLIDKTKIPEAPLDVLAQNIVAMSLEKKWRVEDAYRVVKRTYPYHKLKYEDFLSVVKFLGGDEKRLEEQKVYRKIWYDPEENAFGKKRSTRMIFNLNQGTIPDEAKIKVFLKGRKYIGDLDEGFAQILSPGDVFVLGGKTYVFKKLTGLKMFVDSAEGQRPTVPSWFSEMLPLSFDSALLVGKFRRHVKELLEKYGFDLNKASKDIADEMMLDEDAAREVARYISEQYAFTSGIVASDRLVHIEIYDDERGRNIIFHSLFGRKANDALSRAYAYALSEQSGTAVRVTVSDNAFMLTLPGRPEVDVSTLVKSVNSKNVEDLLTKSIYNTEMMKRIFRQCAQRSFMILRNYRGWEKSPNKLQLSAQTILDALKEDSENPVVKETVREIIHDHMDVDAAKEVLKRIEDGEIEVEITGPSEVPSPFAHHIIAIGYQDIVLMEDRRRLLLSLYEKVRKYIENNEKMRDNLAFSSS
- a CDS encoding ATP-binding protein produces the protein MLYELEPRIGSGPFSYKLFGPRFTLCTVNDGKELRLFLETASSLETLRAFFGVEKASLRDVMGIFGRELWVGDARVKREEDFFLSEVFVLDIAGLVNSLEFRGGICTGMSRDPELKKLFFRRASSLQNRASRYRSGELSIKAQEVRRRIPNVLLGKLLALAESKKGLMELERLLEASSSVPLRFVNKRVKDEEALGKALDPPNLGGFWGIIFGERNEIIWDEENFGEVIKLPDPSLHRISFVRGSPLPSLIPMRMGKGSFRIGKLEDGREFRLSVEDLYRHAYLIGQTGSGKTTFLKLLVHRIHEIGEASVIVIDPHGDMTVELKREIPHAKFFHPTRAPFSMNPLELPRAESRDHAITLATDILLKVFKEVLNLTDYAVNVKYMLQVILRTLYQEKEEPTMADLYHAILGLYEGTYVLDVKDIRWKQSVEALQRMREQTFISALSRLEAYANDPLLQKLTGKTSINIEEIMKPGSLSLFSLPKAELGENVTRLTASTIVMKLWFEALARARLQKKRTPVFLMIDEFQFVADLPIIETILSEARKYGLHLIVAHQHTKQIPDDLLQSILTNCGVKVAFVVGGEDLSKLGRMDASFAESLSKALTGLRVGKAVVKMTARAGEQQPPPAVVEIDGD
- a CDS encoding GIY-YIG nuclease family protein, coding for MRELKYEQKEGNSELRSPLNTCGEKGYYVLFLKCTRDVNVKIKDRGEFYFKRGYYAYIGSSFIRGGIQARLRHHLKKKKKKFWHIDFLTSNESFTIAGYICLSSQKRGLEAELAEAAEEYCEPYIKGFGATDTKDAGHLFFIGEDVFEFLYHFMKGLFA
- a CDS encoding molybdenum cofactor biosynthesis protein MoaE; protein product: MGESYNPCTDPPPILKAECFQGRTAEHLTFERAFEIIRWISRATSPHGSGGLSIFLGTVKGRAEGHRVERLIYESYEPYASQALDSIAKSFSSDKEVLSLIIVQSIGELRPGDPTILVASSATSRKKAFDSAKEALERAKFEPPVFKLEVREDGEYWISGDGKRYRRESK
- a CDS encoding FAD-dependent oxidoreductase — encoded protein: MKFLKCKAEEIAKEKNKIVSIIGGGPAGLSAAGYLVCKGYEIHVYDVHPELGGLMMFGIPEERLKKDGIRNGVKELISTGMVRAHLKTMVGEKVPLKEIIRSSDATLISTGTLKTKRMNVRCENAENVYPSVEWLIDYHLEKFGYQKLFNIRTYVKEPVGVIGAGFTAADAAFISSTAFKAKTFIFYRRTKKDAPMGANDIKMLEERGVLFYELLSPREVLCKNGVAEGMSFYVTEMRGSGRSAELIVHEDKVQTYYLNTIINAIGPIPTPPIDVGEAGIKLNSNGTIAANEKFETSVKGVFAAGDVKHGPSQIGPAVKSGLDAALKIEEFLEKK